A window from Kluyveromyces lactis strain NRRL Y-1140 chromosome E complete sequence encodes these proteins:
- the HSK3 gene encoding Hsk3p (similar to uniprot|P69852 Saccharomyces cerevisiae YKL138C-A), translating to MDNKQRQYARLAAHLKQLRENLDETTAQVEIMANQSNMITKLGAVQASTFIGSNRVFEDEMLKK from the coding sequence ATGGACAACAAACAGCGCCAATATGCGAGACTAGCAGCACATTTGAAACAACTTCGTGAGAATCTCGATGAGACAACGGCTCAAGTGGAAATCATGGCAAACCAAAGCAATATGATAACGAAACTGGGAGCCGTCCAAGCCAGCACTTTCATCGGCAGTAACCGTGTAttcgaagatgaaatgTTAAAGAAATGA
- the SPC24 gene encoding kinetochore-associated Ndc80 complex subunit SPC24 (similar to uniprot|Q04477 Saccharomyces cerevisiae YMR117C SPC24 Component of the evolutionarily conserved kinetochore-associated Ndc80 complex (Ndc80p-Nuf2p-Spc24p-Spc25p); involved in chromosome segregation, spindle checkpoint activity and kinetochore clustering) → MSRLNDPVELLQQTRSNFIIESDVSNIKEIKSNMRQLTKLMAEKQTHHNELMKQLQSQLQRQQTKVQALKKNFQEQTSQVKRVEDELNIPKLQQDIDKLVQEINQLRDTIQEGIQKVVETQKQLLNDDTDAAHTIDEEPIGKDDKIRVLKLKLFHSLDVALYNDQLLDLRNEARPLSSSSSSHNIWDEL, encoded by the coding sequence ATGTCACGGCTCAATGATCCAGTAGAGCTTTTACAGCAAACCCGGTccaatttcatcattgaaagCGATGTCTCTAATATTAAAGAGATCAAGAGTAATATGAGACAGCTCACGAAATTGATGGCTGAGAAACAAACACACCACAATGAGCTCATGAAACAATTGCAATCACAGCTGCAAAGACAGCAAACTAAAGTGCAGGCACTTAAAAAGAATTTTCAGGAGCAAACAAGCCAAGTGAAACGCGTAGAGGACGAATTAAACATACCGAAATTGCAACAAGACATAGATAAACTGGTACAGGAAATTAACCAGCTTCGAGATACGATACAAGAGGGTATTCAAAAGGTCGTAGAAACACAGAAACAATTACTCAATGACGATACTGATGCTGCCCACACGATTGATGAGGAACCGATCGGTAAAGATGACAAGATACGTGTGCTAAAGTTGAAGTTGTTCCATTCCCTTGACGTAGCACTATATAATGACCAATTGCTCGATCTAAGGAATGAAGCCCGTccattatcatcatcatcatcatctcaCAACATCTGGGATGAACTATGA
- the MRPL31 gene encoding mitochondrial 54S ribosomal protein mL60 (similar to uniprot|P14063 Saccharomyces cerevisiae YKL138C MRPL31 Mitochondrial ribosomal protein of the large subunit), which yields MFGAFRATQPALGGLLWKVPWRMSGPQKARQRDRLRSVDDVLSTLKLGLHLERNHMAVSEGSQLNLRKIKPRVKSLRILDKAQYFPKEPEMSATDKYSVFNRYSKGYRKGIHKVPKWTKLSIRRNPRHF from the coding sequence ATGTTCGGTGCATTCAGAGCTACACAACCTGCATTAGGTGGATTATTATGGAAAGTCCCATGGCGTATGTCTGGTCCTCAAAAAGCAAGACAAAGAGACCGTTTGAGAAGCGTTGATGATGTTCTTTCAACTCTTAAGTTAGgtcttcatcttgaaagaaaccATATGGCGGTTTCTGAGGGATCTCAGCTGAATCTACGTAAGATTAAACCTCGTGTGAAGAGCTTACGTATTTTAGACAAGGCTCAGTATTTCCCAAAGGAACCGGAGATGTCTGCTACTGATAAGTACAGTGTATTCAACAGGTACTCGAAGGGATATAGAAAGGGTATACATAAAGTTCCCAAATGGACCAAGCTTTCCATCAGAAGAAACCCACGTCATTTCTGA
- the CMC1 gene encoding Cmc1p (similar to uniprot|P36064 Saccharomyces cerevisiae YKL137W Hypothetical ORF), with the protein MSEGVGKHNQRLPIWVLNPTEEKEARQNLKKFAYAQCVEYVEAMVECSKIHGLKLFPACNEPRDAMRKCILSYQKDSNLDRQRDLIVERKIERLEDLLKKQKE; encoded by the coding sequence ATGTCAGAGGGCGTTGGAAAGCATAATCAAAGATTACCAATTTGGGTATTGAACCCTACCGAGGAGAAAGAAGCTCGtcagaatttgaagaaatttgcATATGCACAATGTGTAGAATACGTGGAGGCCATGGTCGAAtgttcaaagattcatGGATTGAAGCTTTTCCCAGCGTGTAACGAACCTCGTGACGCTATGCGCAAATGTATATTATCATACCAGAAGGATTCTAATCTGGATCGTCAACGTGACTTGATAGTGGAACGTAAGATTGAGAGACTTGAGGATCTTCtcaagaaacaaaaggAATAA